The following coding sequences are from one Candidatus Thermoplasmatota archaeon window:
- a CDS encoding recombinase family protein codes for MRDEDFPDDVKQKALNRAGFRCQRCWGYRDLEFHHRIPVVRGGRSDQDNCTVLCSHCHRLSPSDMTLFESMFLRFASPKEMIQHYGVENEDQAIDCLCEEYGLDTKKIHEELEQDYPSHKKLIYEGMAKRAMDGKLVGLNIPYGYNYADGELEVNTDEARIVGFIFAEYLEGSGTGSIVKELNAEGIPTKHGRNWAKETIAKILKNSLYCGFVEWDGILNKSTHEPLIDIATFNKVQQEIVRRIRRPRQKYEPRLLPEK; via the coding sequence ATGAGGGATGAGGATTTTCCAGATGACGTGAAACAGAAGGCGCTGAATCGTGCAGGATTCAGATGCCAGAGATGTTGGGGTTACAGAGACTTGGAATTCCATCACAGGATACCGGTCGTTCGTGGCGGGAGATCTGATCAAGACAATTGCACCGTCTTATGCTCGCACTGCCACAGACTCTCCCCCAGTGACATGACACTGTTCGAGAGCATGTTCCTGAGATTCGCCTCTCCCAAGGAGATGATTCAGCACTACGGGGTCGAGAATGAGGACCAAGCCATAGATTGCCTGTGTGAGGAGTACGGCCTTGACACAAAGAAGATCCATGAGGAACTCGAGCAGGACTACCCATCGCACAAGAAGTTGATATATGAAGGTATGGCAAAAAGAGCAATGGATGGGAAACTCGTCGGCCTCAACATCCCGTATGGCTACAATTACGCAGATGGCGAACTGGAAGTGAACACCGATGAGGCGCGTATAGTCGGATTCATCTTTGCGGAATATCTGGAGGGATCTGGTACTGGTTCTATTGTAAAAGAACTGAACGCTGAGGGCATCCCCACAAAACATGGAAGGAACTGGGCCAAAGAGACAATAGCTAAGATCCTCAAGAACTCACTCTATTGCGGGTTCGTGGAGTGGGATGGGATTCTGAACAAGAGTACGCATGAACCGCTTATTGACATCGCGACATTCAACAAGGTGCAACAGGAGATTGTGAGAAGAATCAGGAGGCCGAGGCAAAAATACGAGCCGCGCCTATTACCCGAAAAGTGA
- a CDS encoding recombinase family protein, protein MTRVAVYVRVSTEDQAKEGFSLDAQKDRLRSYCKARGWDIASEYMDDGQSGRDIKRPAYQRMLEERDQWDTILVVKMDRIHRNSRNFMEMMDNLRIWEKEFSSVQESLDTSTAMGRFVVDIIQRIAQLESEQIGERVYTGMRQKASTVGGILGFNAPYGYDFQNGELVVNCKEAVVVREMFKQYADGYTLGRVVESLNTKNVLTKKNEKWTVWSVRHILHNPIYAGFVRWDGIVRKGHHEGIIDMNTFNGVQEAFRRRIRNPEWKENITSLAEV, encoded by the coding sequence ATGACTCGTGTTGCCGTTTACGTTCGGGTTTCCACAGAGGACCAAGCAAAGGAAGGCTTCTCATTAGATGCGCAGAAGGATAGGCTGCGGTCCTACTGCAAAGCTCGTGGATGGGACATCGCTAGTGAGTATATGGATGACGGTCAAAGCGGCAGAGACATCAAGAGGCCGGCCTATCAGAGAATGCTGGAGGAGAGGGATCAATGGGACACCATCCTGGTCGTGAAAATGGATCGCATACATAGGAACAGCAGGAACTTCATGGAGATGATGGACAACCTCCGCATATGGGAGAAGGAGTTCAGCAGCGTTCAGGAATCGCTCGACACGAGTACGGCGATGGGAAGATTCGTTGTTGATATCATTCAGAGGATTGCCCAACTTGAAAGCGAGCAAATCGGTGAGAGAGTTTACACGGGGATGAGGCAGAAGGCCTCAACCGTTGGCGGCATTCTCGGCTTCAACGCGCCCTACGGTTACGACTTCCAGAACGGGGAACTCGTCGTGAACTGCAAGGAAGCTGTTGTTGTGAGAGAGATGTTCAAACAGTATGCGGACGGCTACACGCTGGGGAGAGTGGTTGAATCGCTCAACACAAAGAATGTGCTCACGAAGAAGAACGAGAAATGGACTGTATGGTCCGTCAGACACATCCTCCATAATCCAATCTATGCGGGTTTCGTGAGGTGGGATGGAATAGTCAGAAAGGGGCACCACGAGGGGATCATAGACATGAACACTTTCAACGGAGTTCAAGAAGCCTTTAGGAGGAGGATAAGGAATCCCGAGTGGAAGGAGAACATAACCAGTCTTGCAGAAGTGTGA